In a genomic window of Deltaproteobacteria bacterium:
- a CDS encoding ABC transporter substrate-binding protein — translation MRKIKRISIVFLLVFSLSVFLSGPVLAAKKPVVVYTSLETEETVEYLKLAKEELPGLDIKIIRLSTGELGARMLAERNNPQADVVWGWAVTNMEDFRDRGLLDRYKPKGWNKIPAKFKDPNGYWVAIDLYMAAFVLNTQVMAKENLPKPKGWHDLINPVYRGKLIMPNPASSGTGFLQVASILEMFDPDYAKKPVKKNKAWAFLEKLDKNMGQYIKSGSKPAKLTAAGEYAIGCSFAFVYSSLKKKGFPVEMVLPSEGAGYELEANALLKGAKHKRAAKKFLDWAISERAMREYATFKLGVTLPGIPGPPDLPRLETIKLAPMDFQWQATNRGEILVIWQDKFLR, via the coding sequence ATGAGAAAGATCAAGAGGATTTCAATCGTGTTTTTGCTGGTATTTTCCCTCTCCGTGTTTCTCAGCGGACCGGTCCTTGCTGCGAAGAAGCCGGTCGTTGTTTACACCTCCTTGGAAACGGAAGAAACCGTGGAGTACCTCAAGCTGGCCAAAGAGGAACTCCCCGGGTTGGATATCAAGATCATTCGCCTTTCCACAGGCGAGCTCGGCGCCAGGATGCTCGCCGAACGGAACAACCCTCAGGCCGACGTGGTCTGGGGATGGGCGGTAACCAACATGGAGGATTTCAGGGACAGGGGGCTCCTAGACCGGTACAAGCCGAAGGGCTGGAACAAGATCCCTGCCAAATTCAAGGATCCGAACGGTTACTGGGTCGCCATCGACCTCTACATGGCTGCCTTTGTTCTCAATACACAGGTGATGGCCAAGGAGAATCTTCCCAAGCCCAAGGGATGGCACGACCTGATCAACCCCGTGTACCGGGGCAAGTTGATCATGCCCAACCCTGCTAGCTCCGGCACGGGCTTCCTCCAGGTGGCCAGTATCCTGGAGATGTTCGACCCGGATTACGCAAAGAAGCCCGTCAAGAAGAACAAGGCCTGGGCCTTCCTGGAAAAGCTCGACAAGAACATGGGGCAGTATATCAAGAGCGGTTCCAAGCCGGCCAAACTGACCGCTGCGGGAGAATACGCCATCGGGTGCTCCTTTGCTTTCGTCTACTCGTCCTTGAAGAAGAAAGGGTTCCCCGTTGAAATGGTCCTTCCCAGCGAAGGGGCTGGTTACGAACTCGAGGCCAATGCCCTTCTGAAGGGAGCCAAGCATAAGAGGGCTGCAAAGAAATTCCTGGACTGGGCCATCAGCGAGAGAGCCATGCGAGAGTATGCCACGTTCAAGCTCGGAGTGACCCTCCCAGGAATTCCCGGCCCCCCTGACCTGCCAAGATTGGAGACCATCAAGCTCGCTCCCATGGACTTCCAGTGGCAGGCCACCAACAGGGGAGAGATCCTGGTCATCTGGCAGGACAAGTTCCTGAGATAG
- a CDS encoding ATP-binding cassette domain-containing protein, with protein MPRNLQLRDLTKVFGTLVAVNRVNLEVEEGEFVCFLGPSGCGKTTILRMITGFETPTSGEIVYQGKVINDLVPQRRDFGIVFQSYALFPNMTVSENVAFGLKMRRMPRDRIKERVDEILDLIGLRDWRNNYPAQLSGGQQQRVALGRALAPNPSVLLLDEPLSALDAKIRVRLRAVIKRLQQELGITMIYVTHDQEEALAIADRVVVMEQGIFKQIGTPMEIYKNPLSSFVADFVGTSNFFEGRRQDGAVQVKETSFVVPLVRSLPSDRVILSIRPEKVEIITPGKEPPGLEPSNMVSGRIEVITFLGAVVRLLVTNPEAEVIVDMVEKDFEHRELKRGDEVLMYFPPDAFLVYEPD; from the coding sequence ATGCCAAGAAACCTGCAGCTACGGGACCTGACCAAGGTGTTCGGTACCCTGGTGGCGGTGAACAGGGTCAACCTGGAGGTCGAGGAGGGAGAGTTCGTCTGTTTCCTGGGACCCAGCGGGTGCGGTAAGACGACGATCCTCAGGATGATCACGGGGTTTGAGACACCCACAAGTGGCGAAATCGTATACCAGGGTAAGGTCATCAACGATCTCGTTCCCCAGAGGCGGGATTTCGGGATCGTCTTCCAGTCATACGCCCTCTTTCCGAATATGACGGTTTCGGAGAACGTCGCCTTCGGCCTCAAGATGAGGAGGATGCCCAGGGACAGAATCAAGGAAAGGGTCGATGAGATACTCGATCTGATCGGGCTCAGGGATTGGCGGAACAACTATCCGGCCCAGTTGAGCGGCGGCCAGCAACAGCGGGTAGCCCTGGGTCGTGCCCTCGCTCCGAACCCAAGTGTTCTCCTTCTCGATGAACCTCTGAGTGCCCTCGACGCGAAGATCCGTGTCCGGCTCCGGGCGGTGATAAAGAGGCTCCAGCAGGAGCTCGGCATAACCATGATCTACGTGACTCACGATCAGGAGGAGGCCCTGGCCATCGCCGACCGGGTTGTAGTCATGGAGCAGGGAATTTTCAAGCAGATAGGCACACCGATGGAGATCTACAAGAATCCCCTGTCCAGCTTTGTGGCTGATTTCGTGGGAACCTCCAACTTCTTCGAAGGCAGACGCCAAGACGGTGCGGTGCAGGTCAAGGAGACGAGTTTTGTCGTTCCCCTCGTCCGGTCCCTACCCTCAGACAGGGTCATCCTGTCGATCAGGCCGGAAAAGGTCGAGATCATCACCCCTGGGAAAGAACCCCCCGGCCTGGAACCATCGAATATGGTCAGCGGGAGGATTGAGGTCATTACCTTTCTCGGAGCCGTAGTGAGACTCCTCGTGACAAATCCGGAGGCAGAGGTCATCGTCGATATGGTGGAAAAAGATTTCGAACACCGCGAACTGAAACGGGGAGATGAGGTTCTGATGTATTTCCCCCCGGATGCGTTTCTCGTGTACGAGCCGGATTAG
- a CDS encoding 30S ribosomal protein S1, which produces MEKNGIPPEEAGTGPAEEAEREAGSAKKEEESFQKLYEESLKSVEEGEIIRGVVIDFNEDFVTVDIGYKSEGQIPASQFRSKEGEISVKKGDAIDVLVERKGIEDGLLVLSKEKADRLKAWHEASEACREGEVVEGQIVGKVKGGLSVDIGITAFLPGSQVDIRPVRNLDRFIGQRLEFKVIKCNRKRNNVVLSRRLLLEERRRELRAQTLKLLKEGEILEGVVKNITDYGAFIDLGGIDGLLHITDISWGRISHPSEKVSVGDRIRVKILNYDPETERVSLGLKQTTPDPWEHALEAYPIGSRIKGKVVSITDYGAFVQLEEGIEGLVHISEMSWTKKLKHPSKIVDVGDIIEAVVLDIDPAKKRISLGMRQVEPNPWTIIESKYPVGSRIQGKVKTITDFGVFVGFEEGIDGLIHVSEMSWTKKVKNPAEMFKKGQDIEAVVLSIDKDSERFSLGIKQLTADPWDDIPNRYRVGDRVKGKVTNITDFGAFVELEPDIEGLVHVSELSKEKVSNPADVVSLGEPVEAVIINVDRRERRIGLSMKNVKEWNEKEEYERYLAHQSSTSSSLGELIQREMEKKSIEERRNQKKETEDSTKKE; this is translated from the coding sequence ATGGAAAAAAACGGGATTCCGCCCGAGGAGGCAGGCACAGGGCCGGCCGAGGAGGCGGAGAGGGAAGCGGGTAGTGCAAAGAAGGAGGAGGAGAGCTTCCAGAAACTCTACGAGGAGAGCCTGAAGTCGGTCGAAGAGGGGGAAATCATACGGGGTGTTGTTATCGACTTCAACGAAGACTTCGTGACCGTGGACATCGGTTATAAGTCGGAGGGGCAGATTCCGGCCAGCCAGTTTCGTTCTAAAGAGGGGGAGATCTCCGTCAAGAAGGGAGATGCCATCGACGTTCTGGTGGAGAGAAAAGGGATCGAGGACGGCTTGCTTGTTCTGTCCAAGGAGAAGGCCGACAGGTTGAAAGCCTGGCATGAGGCGAGCGAGGCTTGCCGGGAGGGAGAAGTCGTTGAGGGACAGATAGTCGGGAAGGTAAAAGGGGGTCTGTCGGTCGATATCGGGATCACGGCGTTCCTGCCGGGATCACAGGTCGACATCCGGCCTGTTCGCAACCTCGACAGGTTCATCGGGCAGAGGCTCGAATTCAAGGTGATCAAATGCAACCGGAAGCGGAACAACGTGGTCCTCTCCCGCCGACTTCTCTTGGAGGAGAGGAGGCGGGAGCTGAGGGCTCAGACCCTGAAGCTTCTCAAAGAGGGAGAGATTCTCGAAGGGGTAGTCAAGAATATCACCGACTATGGAGCCTTCATCGACCTTGGAGGTATCGACGGACTCCTCCATATCACGGATATTTCGTGGGGTAGGATCAGCCATCCGTCCGAAAAGGTTTCCGTGGGCGATCGAATCAGGGTGAAGATACTCAACTACGATCCAGAGACCGAGAGAGTCTCCCTGGGTTTGAAGCAGACGACCCCTGACCCCTGGGAACATGCCCTGGAGGCCTATCCCATCGGCTCGAGAATCAAGGGAAAGGTTGTAAGCATTACTGATTACGGTGCGTTCGTCCAGCTTGAAGAGGGGATCGAGGGACTGGTCCATATCTCTGAGATGTCGTGGACCAAGAAGCTCAAACACCCGTCGAAGATCGTCGACGTGGGGGATATTATCGAAGCCGTCGTGTTGGACATCGATCCGGCCAAGAAGAGAATTTCCCTTGGCATGCGCCAGGTGGAACCCAACCCCTGGACGATCATCGAGAGCAAGTATCCCGTGGGTTCTAGGATCCAGGGCAAGGTGAAGACCATAACCGATTTCGGGGTTTTCGTGGGATTTGAGGAGGGGATCGACGGTCTCATCCATGTTTCGGAGATGTCCTGGACCAAGAAGGTGAAGAACCCTGCCGAGATGTTCAAGAAGGGCCAAGATATCGAGGCGGTTGTCCTGAGCATCGACAAGGATAGCGAAAGGTTCTCTCTGGGAATCAAACAACTGACGGCTGATCCATGGGATGATATTCCGAATAGATACCGGGTCGGGGACAGGGTAAAGGGGAAAGTAACAAACATCACCGATTTCGGGGCCTTTGTAGAACTGGAACCGGACATAGAGGGGTTGGTCCATGTTTCCGAGCTCAGCAAGGAGAAGGTGAGTAACCCTGCAGACGTGGTCAGCCTCGGGGAGCCTGTCGAAGCCGTGATCATCAATGTGGACCGGCGAGAAAGGCGGATCGGCCTGAGTATGAAGAACGTTAAGGAATGGAACGAGAAGGAGGAATACGAACGGTACCTTGCCCACCAGTCCTCCACCAGTTCCTCTCTGGGAGAACTGATTCAAAGGGAGATGGAGAAAAAATCGATTGAAGAGAGGCGCAACCAGAAAAAGGAGACCGAGGATTCGACAAAGAAGGAATGA
- a CDS encoding ABC transporter permease subunit — MNRSRNETYAVSPASLAVDRYILTGVSLFIAFLLVFFMLFPIYKILVMSFFKEGAFGLENFTLSNYIKYFGTPRIARSLYNSFYVSLMTMAITTVLAFFFAYALTRTTIPGKGFFNTVAFMPLIAPSIIQALALILLFGRNGLITAHLFKSGWSIYGAWGIIVSEVLYCLPHALVILYTTLSAVDTRLDEAAESLGASALQVFWRVTVPAAKYGLLSAAALTFNLTITDFGNPVVIGADYNVLATEIYAQVTNLYRFDLGATVSVILLVPSVAAFMFNYYVTRKSFALISGAARPFIRPSRPLRKWGFFTYCSLVSASIIMVFATVVMGSFVSVWPYDWSLTLKHYRFPSLGGYSAIWTSFWISILVGFFGAFFTLIAGYIVEKKKPFGVQILYLLSVMPAAIPGLVLGLGYILAFNRPYYPFYGTPWIIIICVVIANFTLGTLSSISNIKNIDPSIEEAATSLGSTSISTFVRLIFPLSRVAFFQNYVYFFMRSMTTISAVIFLVSATVHLAAIEIIWLDNDGWTASADAMATCVIAIVLVMLGLLRIVMGKRGGYAVAGGAT, encoded by the coding sequence ATGAACCGATCGAGGAACGAGACATACGCTGTTTCTCCTGCAAGCCTGGCCGTCGACCGGTATATCCTGACCGGCGTAAGCCTTTTTATCGCCTTTCTTCTCGTCTTCTTCATGCTCTTTCCCATTTACAAGATCCTGGTCATGAGCTTCTTCAAGGAAGGAGCCTTCGGCCTGGAGAATTTCACCTTGAGCAACTATATCAAGTACTTTGGAACTCCCCGCATTGCCAGGTCCCTCTATAACAGTTTCTATGTCTCCCTCATGACCATGGCGATCACCACTGTGCTGGCCTTCTTCTTTGCATACGCTCTTACAAGGACGACCATACCGGGAAAGGGTTTTTTCAATACGGTGGCCTTCATGCCGCTCATAGCCCCGTCCATAATTCAGGCTCTGGCCCTCATCCTGCTCTTCGGCCGTAACGGCCTCATAACCGCCCATCTGTTCAAATCCGGCTGGTCCATATACGGGGCATGGGGCATCATCGTGTCGGAGGTTCTCTACTGTCTCCCCCATGCACTGGTAATCCTCTATACCACCCTCTCAGCGGTTGACACCCGTCTGGATGAAGCCGCGGAAAGCCTGGGAGCAAGTGCTCTCCAGGTCTTCTGGAGGGTCACCGTTCCCGCTGCAAAATACGGGCTCCTGAGTGCAGCAGCCCTCACCTTCAACCTTACCATTACAGACTTCGGCAACCCGGTCGTGATAGGGGCGGACTACAACGTGCTCGCCACAGAGATCTACGCTCAGGTGACAAACCTCTACCGCTTCGACCTCGGGGCCACGGTGAGTGTAATCCTTCTCGTCCCCTCTGTGGCGGCCTTCATGTTCAACTACTACGTAACCAGGAAGAGTTTTGCTCTTATCAGCGGCGCGGCCCGGCCTTTCATCCGGCCCTCCCGGCCCTTGAGGAAATGGGGTTTTTTCACTTACTGTTCTTTGGTTTCGGCCTCTATCATCATGGTCTTCGCCACGGTGGTTATGGGATCCTTTGTCAGCGTTTGGCCCTATGACTGGTCTCTCACCCTGAAGCATTACCGGTTTCCATCCCTGGGAGGCTACTCCGCAATCTGGACCAGTTTCTGGATTTCGATCCTGGTCGGTTTCTTCGGCGCTTTCTTCACACTCATCGCAGGATACATCGTGGAGAAGAAGAAACCTTTTGGGGTCCAGATCCTCTACCTGCTTTCCGTCATGCCTGCGGCTATTCCGGGTCTGGTCCTGGGGCTCGGATATATCCTCGCCTTCAACAGGCCCTACTATCCCTTCTACGGAACCCCCTGGATAATAATCATCTGTGTCGTCATCGCCAACTTCACACTGGGGACTCTCTCAAGCATCTCCAATATCAAGAACATCGATCCGTCCATCGAGGAGGCCGCCACCAGCCTCGGCTCCACATCGATCAGCACCTTCGTCCGTCTGATCTTCCCCCTTTCCAGGGTGGCCTTTTTCCAGAACTACGTCTATTTCTTTATGCGTTCCATGACGACCATCAGCGCGGTGATCTTCCTGGTATCCGCAACCGTTCATCTGGCGGCCATCGAGATCATCTGGCTCGATAACGACGGCTGGACGGCCAGTGCCGATGCTATGGCCACCTGCGTCATCGCCATCGTGCTCGTCATGCTCGGCCTGCTCAGAATCGTCATGGGCAAAAGGGGTGGATACGCCGTGGCAGGCGGTGCAACGTGA
- the amrB gene encoding AmmeMemoRadiSam system protein B, which produces MALRKPDYAGSWYPASPEQCRREIERYEERARELSVTPDETVGGIVPHAGWYYSGEVACAVLKSIARWSSPETVVIFGMHLGPASDHVIMAEGAWETPLGILEIDEVLSRELTESFDFVEETPSFYEPDNTIEVQLPFVKYFFPESRILPVGVAPRAEALEIGERVADLLAKREGQGVVVGSTDLTHYGPNYGFAPRGTGEKAVEWVRNNNDKRMTDLMVQMNPSAMLQEARSSRNACCVGAAAAAVAAVKRLGCRAGELLVYRTSYDIEPSTSFVGYAGVVYYR; this is translated from the coding sequence GTGGCTTTAAGAAAGCCTGATTATGCAGGAAGTTGGTACCCGGCGTCCCCGGAGCAGTGCCGGAGAGAGATCGAGCGTTACGAGGAGAGGGCAAGAGAGCTGTCGGTCACACCGGATGAGACGGTCGGAGGGATTGTGCCCCACGCTGGTTGGTACTACTCGGGGGAAGTGGCGTGTGCTGTTCTGAAATCGATTGCCAGGTGGTCCTCTCCTGAAACCGTCGTCATTTTCGGGATGCATCTCGGGCCCGCAAGTGATCACGTAATCATGGCGGAAGGAGCCTGGGAGACCCCTCTCGGTATTCTCGAGATCGACGAGGTCCTCTCCCGGGAATTGACAGAATCGTTCGACTTCGTTGAGGAGACGCCCTCTTTCTACGAACCGGACAACACGATCGAGGTGCAGTTGCCTTTTGTCAAGTATTTCTTCCCGGAGAGTCGTATTCTGCCAGTGGGAGTGGCCCCTCGAGCAGAGGCTCTGGAGATCGGGGAGAGAGTCGCTGATCTTCTTGCAAAGAGGGAGGGGCAGGGGGTGGTCGTGGGGTCGACGGACCTGACCCACTACGGCCCAAACTACGGGTTTGCACCGAGGGGGACAGGAGAGAAGGCGGTCGAATGGGTACGGAACAACAACGATAAGAGGATGACGGATCTGATGGTTCAGATGAATCCCTCTGCCATGCTCCAAGAGGCCCGCTCAAGCAGGAACGCCTGCTGCGTGGGAGCGGCTGCTGCGGCCGTGGCTGCAGTAAAGAGGCTCGGCTGCCGGGCAGGAGAACTCCTTGTGTACCGGACGAGCTATGATATCGAACCCAGTACAAGCTTTGTGGGATACGC
- the hisC gene encoding histidinol-phosphate transaminase, whose product MDVTEFFVPWYDRIKPYKTDNITMAWQNQELHRMFVNENPLGPSEKVVQAVTDAARLGNRYPDNGVRIRKRIAEIHKVNPDNVYIGNGSSEIIELMCRLFLAPGDEILLPNPIFSLYEIRALNVGANVITVDVTPDMQYDTDGMLAAMTPKTKLMVLCNPNNPTGAFIPDEDIRRLLGAGIPTLLDEAYLEYHPDHESKDYLIREYPNTVVSHTFSKAYGMAGIRFGYALADEKIIQAFRKIQIPWNTSLLSIAAAEAALDDREGLNRKIEFNNAQIRYIYDELSKIRGLKPYFSYGNYIIVDATDLGVDGQEVVDYLFEKKKIMIKAVSTLKDRPGLFRISLGTAEENRACMEGIASFFAARTR is encoded by the coding sequence ATGGATGTGACAGAGTTTTTTGTTCCCTGGTATGACAGGATCAAGCCGTATAAGACCGACAATATCACCATGGCTTGGCAGAACCAGGAACTTCACCGCATGTTTGTGAACGAGAACCCCCTCGGGCCTTCGGAAAAGGTGGTCCAGGCCGTGACAGACGCTGCCAGACTCGGCAATCGCTACCCTGACAACGGAGTACGGATTCGAAAAAGGATCGCCGAAATCCACAAGGTGAATCCCGACAACGTATACATCGGTAACGGATCATCGGAGATCATCGAACTCATGTGCAGGCTCTTTCTGGCACCGGGTGACGAAATTCTCCTTCCAAATCCCATTTTCTCTCTTTATGAGATCAGGGCGCTCAATGTGGGAGCCAACGTGATCACCGTCGACGTGACCCCTGACATGCAGTACGACACAGACGGCATGCTGGCTGCCATGACGCCGAAAACAAAACTGATGGTGCTCTGCAATCCCAACAACCCCACAGGTGCCTTCATCCCCGATGAAGACATCAGGCGGTTGCTTGGAGCCGGGATTCCCACGCTCCTGGATGAGGCCTACCTGGAATATCACCCCGACCACGAATCAAAGGACTACCTGATCAGGGAGTATCCGAACACGGTGGTGAGTCACACCTTCTCCAAGGCTTATGGGATGGCCGGAATCCGATTCGGCTATGCTCTTGCCGACGAAAAGATCATCCAGGCCTTCAGGAAAATCCAGATCCCGTGGAACACGAGTCTTCTGTCGATTGCCGCAGCAGAGGCAGCCCTGGACGACAGGGAGGGGCTGAATAGGAAGATCGAATTCAACAATGCCCAGATTCGATACATCTACGACGAGCTTTCAAAAATAAGGGGGCTCAAACCGTACTTCTCATACGGAAACTACATAATCGTCGACGCCACCGACCTCGGCGTTGACGGGCAGGAGGTAGTCGACTACCTCTTCGAAAAAAAGAAGATCATGATCAAGGCGGTCAGCACCCTCAAGGACAGGCCGGGACTGTTCAGGATCAGCCTGGGTACAGCCGAGGAAAACAGAGCCTGCATGGAGGGGATTGCCTCCTTCTTTGCCGCCAGGACAAGGTAG
- a CDS encoding NUDIX hydrolase yields the protein MKGRDVLLVMRGKEPGYGEWSIPGGAIHVGETMEQAVVREISEEVGILTDPVQLVGILDRIIHDERGMVRYHYVLLDFLCLYRSGKAKPGSDVLEARWVRDAELGGYALPEETEEVIRKGLEVAGSILLGRKKKPVKTTGS from the coding sequence GTGAAAGGAAGAGATGTGCTTCTCGTGATGAGGGGCAAGGAACCGGGATATGGGGAGTGGTCTATCCCAGGAGGCGCGATTCACGTGGGAGAGACCATGGAGCAAGCCGTGGTTCGAGAGATCAGCGAGGAGGTGGGCATCCTCACGGACCCTGTACAACTGGTGGGAATCCTGGACCGGATCATTCATGACGAAAGAGGAATGGTCCGGTATCATTACGTTCTGCTCGATTTCTTGTGTCTGTACCGGTCCGGCAAGGCCAAGCCGGGTTCGGATGTGCTCGAGGCGCGGTGGGTGAGGGATGCTGAGTTGGGCGGGTATGCTTTGCCCGAGGAGACCGAGGAGGTGATCCGAAAAGGACTGGAAGTCGCCGGTTCGATCCTATTGGGGAGAAAGAAGAAGCCGGTAAAGACAACCGGATCCTGA
- a CDS encoding (d)CMP kinase — protein sequence MVVAIDGPSGAGKSTVARLLAGRLGFLYVDTGAMYRAVALKAKRAGLDLRDEHGMGELCRFLEIDFLRDEEGIRVICSGEDVTDLIRSPSISLLASEISRISAVRQSLAELQRGFGRRGGVVLEGRDIGTVVFPEADVKFFLDADPSVRARRRYEELKARGEDVELEETIREMERRDYNDRTRALAPLRAAPDAVLIDSTHLSVDEVVEMMADIFREKAEKR from the coding sequence ATGGTCGTTGCCATCGACGGACCTTCTGGAGCCGGCAAGAGCACCGTTGCAAGGCTCCTGGCCGGGAGGCTCGGGTTCCTCTACGTCGACACGGGTGCCATGTACCGGGCCGTTGCGTTGAAGGCGAAGAGGGCCGGCCTCGATTTGCGTGATGAGCACGGGATGGGAGAGCTTTGCCGTTTCTTGGAGATCGATTTTCTGCGGGATGAGGAGGGGATTCGCGTCATCTGCAGCGGCGAGGACGTAACTGATCTCATCAGGAGCCCTTCTATAAGCCTCCTGGCTTCTGAGATTTCACGGATTTCCGCGGTCCGGCAGTCTCTGGCGGAGCTCCAGCGGGGATTCGGAAGGAGAGGCGGGGTTGTACTCGAAGGTAGAGACATCGGGACGGTCGTCTTTCCAGAAGCTGATGTGAAATTCTTCCTCGATGCGGATCCGTCGGTTCGAGCCAGGAGACGATACGAGGAGCTCAAGGCAAGGGGTGAAGATGTGGAACTCGAGGAGACTATCCGGGAGATGGAGAGGAGAGACTACAATGACCGGACTCGTGCCCTGGCGCCTCTCCGGGCCGCCCCTGACGCAGTGCTCATCGACAGTACCCACCTAAGTGTGGATGAGGTGGTCGAGATGATGGCCGATATCTTCCGTGAAAAGGCAGAGAAGAGGTGA
- a CDS encoding RDD family protein, producing the protein MNPDQTRKGEGYRVVFVGLLDPSEDNVRAFAEELSAGFRISLARAVRIVRNAPMIIKKGVSRSKAERYEHWFAKRGARIRIEETHPQAPAISSPAGQPRAEGFETTAIQTDEPTGEGSAADGAVPRDESVAKAYDDEIAAAYDETFTPPSQSPPRPQGAQAFRCPQCGQEQERGTECVRCGIIFEKYERIMENEEIREAGSSRAREEEEPAADGGLQIKIEPAGFWVRLAAYAVDGFVINLGMGMAALLLFFLLVKGGGNFRGLASLAPTGSWIVLSGVFAYHIYFLGKRGYTPGKGFLKLQVIRQDGTGMSYGDAAIRTFSYTLSSIPFYLGFLWIGFDAHKQGWHDKIAKTQVIKAEETPSWRKWVVLVPAVLLPMTAVIGAVGIPAYRGYASRADVARAVNDLQTLKSHLEEHFYRYDRYPLTGEFGSFLTSSLGRIPRDPFNHGRPYRYVSDGSSFTLWSIGPDGVDNGARIAYDPLFTKGLRQKGDIIVYSDEGTSDGGELFGMTPSPS; encoded by the coding sequence ATGAACCCAGATCAGACAAGGAAAGGTGAGGGTTATCGCGTCGTCTTTGTCGGACTCCTGGATCCATCGGAGGACAATGTTAGAGCCTTTGCCGAGGAGCTCTCAGCGGGTTTCCGGATCTCACTGGCGAGGGCGGTCCGCATAGTGAGAAACGCCCCCATGATCATCAAGAAAGGCGTCTCCCGTTCCAAGGCGGAACGGTACGAACACTGGTTCGCCAAACGGGGGGCCCGGATCAGAATAGAGGAGACCCACCCGCAGGCCCCGGCCATTTCGAGCCCGGCCGGCCAGCCGAGGGCAGAGGGTTTCGAGACTACGGCGATACAGACAGATGAACCGACAGGCGAAGGGTCGGCGGCGGACGGGGCCGTGCCGAGAGACGAAAGTGTTGCCAAGGCCTACGATGACGAGATTGCAGCTGCCTATGATGAAACCTTCACCCCGCCGAGTCAGAGCCCCCCAAGGCCGCAAGGAGCACAGGCCTTTCGCTGCCCCCAGTGTGGACAAGAGCAAGAGAGGGGAACAGAATGCGTCAGGTGTGGAATCATCTTTGAGAAGTACGAGCGGATCATGGAGAACGAGGAGATCAGGGAGGCCGGTTCCAGCCGGGCGCGTGAGGAGGAAGAACCGGCGGCCGACGGGGGACTCCAGATCAAGATTGAACCTGCAGGCTTCTGGGTCAGACTTGCGGCCTATGCCGTCGACGGGTTTGTCATCAACCTGGGCATGGGCATGGCAGCCCTCCTCCTCTTTTTTCTCCTGGTAAAGGGCGGTGGGAACTTCAGGGGTCTTGCATCGCTTGCCCCCACAGGCTCCTGGATTGTTCTTTCCGGCGTCTTTGCCTACCACATCTACTTTCTCGGCAAGAGGGGCTACACCCCGGGCAAGGGTTTTCTTAAGCTTCAGGTTATTCGTCAGGACGGCACGGGCATGTCTTACGGAGATGCAGCCATCAGAACGTTTTCCTACACCCTCTCCTCGATCCCTTTCTACCTCGGCTTCCTCTGGATAGGATTCGATGCGCATAAGCAAGGCTGGCATGACAAGATAGCCAAGACCCAGGTCATCAAGGCTGAAGAGACTCCGTCCTGGCGTAAATGGGTTGTTCTTGTGCCGGCGGTTCTCCTCCCCATGACCGCCGTCATAGGGGCTGTCGGCATCCCCGCTTACAGGGGATATGCTTCTCGAGCCGACGTTGCCAGGGCAGTCAACGATCTTCAGACCCTCAAGAGCCACCTGGAAGAGCACTTCTACCGGTACGACAGATACCCTCTTACGGGTGAATTCGGATCGTTTCTCACCAGCAGTCTCGGCCGAATCCCACGGGATCCCTTCAACCATGGCCGGCCCTACCGGTATGTGTCGGACGGCTCGAGCTTCACCTTGTGGAGCATCGGCCCTGACGGGGTGGACAACGGGGCTCGGATAGCCTATGATCCTCTCTTTACTAAGGGCCTCAGACAGAAAGGGGATATCATAGTCTACTCCGACGAGGGGACCAGCGACGGGGGCGAACTTTTCGGGATGACTCCTTCCCCATCTTAA